In Desulfonatronum thiosulfatophilum, the genomic stretch CATCCGTGGCCACGCAGGGCACCTCGCAGGCCATGGCTTCACCCAACACGTTGGGGAAGCCCTCGCCAACCGATGACAAGCAAGCGATATCCAGTCCGGTTGTAATCGTCGGGATATCATCCCGCGGCCCCAAAAGGAAAAACCGGTCTTCCACTCCGGCGTCCCTGATCCATCCAGACAACTGCGAATTCTTCGCATCAACGCCATTGCCGCAAAGCACAAAACAGCAGTCGACGCCCCATTCTCTCAACAACCCCGCCGCCTGGACAAGATTCCGATGATCCTTCTGCGGATCAAAGCGGGCCATCATGCCGATTAGCAAAGTATTTGGCCCCATCTCCCCACCGACAGACTGATTCACTGACTCACCGATTAACCGATTCACCATCCGCCGCCCTTCTTTGTCCGGCCGGTATGCATCCAGGTCAAACCCATTTGGAATGACCAGCAACTTTTCCTGGTCGTAGCCAATGGCTTCATGTATCTGCCTGGACGCTTCGGAGCAGCACACAATGCGCCGGGGAATTCTTCTGGAAAGCAAGGCGCACACCTTGGCGGTCCAAAGGGTTGTTTTTTTGTTGTCCTTGGGATCAAGATTGGAATGCCGAATGTTCCAGATAACAGGCGTTTTTCCAGCCATCCTTGCGGCCAGCCCGCCCAGCAGGTCCGCATGGTACATCCA encodes the following:
- a CDS encoding glycosyltransferase family 4 protein, whose product is GKRLDASGVNVYFMGMRRGVPHPRGIWKLKQLIRKIRPDVIQTWMYHADLLGGLAARMAGKTPVIWNIRHSNLDPKDNKKTTLWTAKVCALLSRRIPRRIVCCSEASRQIHEAIGYDQEKLLVIPNGFDLDAYRPDKEGRRMVNRLIGESVNQSVGGEMGPNTLLIGMMARFDPQKDHRNLVQAAGLLREWGVDCCFVLCGNGVDAKNSQLSGWIRDAGVEDRFFLLGPRDDIPTITTGLDIACLSSVGEGFPNVLGEAMACEVPCVATDVGDCADIVGDTGRIVPPRNPDALAGAIRELVEMGGEGRKQLGRAARERVRERYELGSVVKRYEGLYEDVVGLRD